The following nucleotide sequence is from Amia ocellicauda isolate fAmiCal2 chromosome 14, fAmiCal2.hap1, whole genome shotgun sequence.
tgctatattgtagctgctgttattGTATGATTAATCTTGAAACGTTcgttgtgtattttgtttttgtaacttgccctggttaaggacgtctgctaagtaaattaacaataatacagcaaaaaatctactagcacatatcttgatgatgattacaataataataatagcaaatatttattttattgctgcacatggaaacgttttcttatggtaatgtaatgcttgtctgaatataatgtctaTACATGTccagctcttcctaatatctcttaacagaaaaatgtatttattatgctgtctccaatcatgtaaagcaaaagaataaaacagacacagaagtcctttccacatcaggctgtATCACTCatagtgttgctttctgtctgTCAAAACAGTTCTTCCATTGAcgttttttaatctttaaaatacagatgGTGTTAATAAACGGAtgtttaaaagtaaatgttttaaagatCGTTTTTTGTCCgtctgaaatacatacatatatatatatatatatatatatatatatatatatatatatatatatacacacacacacatatatatatatatttcagataaCTTATGCATAATGCATGAAGCCTGCTACTATAGTAGTGAATAATAATCTTCAGAAGATGTGAATTTACGTGCATATTTAATTAACCTACTGCGTTAGCCtgtattgtacattattaaatacagtaatCTGTAAAGAAATCACAGATAATGTGTTCTTATTGAAACTATTACCACAGTATTAACTACAAAATGCCTCCAACGCTGGTACCCCATTCATAAAAATCCGAGGTAAAATAGACTACCTCCTTTGCAGGAAAGAAATGTATCAGCTTTATAGATGGGTTTCCCTTTGCGTACCTTTCATTTCTAAAAAATACACCATGTCATATTGGTGGCCTTTATCCTATGTCTGAATGGGGTAGAAGTTTTTTCTTATTCACAAATATGGAAAAATaacttgtataattaaaatgagcTGAAATTAGAAGCCTCATCAGaagcaacattttaatttaatttatgacaGGGTAGAAAATTACAGAAATGTCAAAACATTGGTATCAGCCAATTATGTTATGAACATCGGCTATCGGTATTGGCCAATAATTTTCTTATTGGTGAATCcctagtgagtgtgtgtgagtgtgttactcaCGTGAACTCCTCCTTCATGCTGTACTTGTGTCCGGCGGCAGTGCGCAGGGCAACCAGGGGCACCCCCCCAGCCTCCGCCACCCCCAGGCCAAactcctccagctcctcccCCAGCTCCGCCCTGTCCGCCACCACGAAGCTCAGACCCCGCCCCGAGAACTGAGAGGCCACCTTCATCACtctgtgaagagagagagaagagagttACATCTGGTCACATTTTAGTAATctttcattagttttagttaatattagtTGATGAAAACCCCTTGCCATGTTAGTCTAGGTTTAGAGtcagtgtaatttgttttacttcattatcaccattatgcattatgtctgATGCCAGATGTTTACATCAATTAGTGGATGGATACAAAACATATTGATTGACAAGTCACAAACAGCTATTGGAAACTTCATGGTCACAAATTACTAattcacattattttcagtttgaagTCTGTcttgaaaatgtgtgtaataaaaATAGAGTTACAGAACAGTATGAAGCATATCTATGAACtttattcaaatgcaaatgtaatcccACAGTTGCATTTCCATTAATGCACGCGTTATTTAGGTCTGAATCCAAATATAATCATGCCATTTGTATTTTCATATTCCAGTGCACACATTCACtgacaatattaacatttcaaatggctgttgcattaacatttcattttcaaacatgCCCCCCACTGATACACAAAATACTGCATGTTTACAGTGATATTACAAGCATAAGCATATTGTTAAGCTCTACTGTAGTCAAGCGTGAATTGCGCTTCATGCTGTAAGCACTTAACTTGTCTTGCTGTACATATAAGTTAACCAATTAGATTCTAACTTTACTAATTAGTTTACTAATTGTATACCAGTCCTGTATACAAAAGAACAGGCGTTTAACTTCACACAATGTGTTTCAATTTCACATTAAGCCCAATACAGTAAACCACAGCAAGCGCATTCAACGTTTAGTGATACACACGCTTGGGGACAATCGGGTCACATTCTGCTGCACAGCCCTGCGCAGAGCTGCacaatcccaccgatcccattggtggaacaAGTCTGTTGACCAAGTCAAGGCATGCATGATTATGATTGGACCACGAAACGGCTCCCTGACCGGCTGCCTCGCAAAATACAGTAATTTATGTCCATTAGTCTAATAGAATTTTCATTTCGTCTAATTTTAGTTGACTAAAATTAGAAGACATTTATCgttcccctcccccccaccccccaaagtATTTTGTCTCGTTATCGCCATAGTTATCGTCACTGAAAATAGGTCTTTGATGAATATTTTTTGTCACAGTTTTAGTTGATGAAATTATCACTGGTGTGGACAAAGTTTTCCTGTACAGAAATaaacagtccagtccagcagggtctcagccctggtcctgcagagacacagtccagtccagcagggtctcagccctggtcctgcagagacacagtccagtccagtccagtgcagcagggtctcagccctggtcctgcagagacacagtccagtccagcagggtctcagccctggtcctgcagagacacagtccagtccagcagggtctcagccctggtcctgcagagacacagtccagtccagtccagtgcagcagggtctcagccctggtcttgGCCACTCACCTGTTCCTCCAGTAGTTGGAGCCCTTGGGGTTGCGCAGGTAATCAATGTCATAAATCGCCATCAGCAAGTCCCGCCCCATCAGTTGCTCCCTGTTCTCATTGGTCAGATGGGGGCACAAACCAAATCTACAGAAAAAAGGTTGGAGGGGGTGGGCAGGAGTGTCATTAAAATGTGTGCATGGCTTCAGAGAAGCAGAGGGACACGCagcgggacacagagagagagagagagagagagaaatctcaCATGTTATCCCTGATAAACTTGCGCAAGGTGCCGGGGGTGATGGGTTCGGCGTGTCTCAGCACCGCTTCCTCGAACTTACTGCGCAGCCGTGGGGGGCGGAACAGCAGCACCTCcctgagaaagacagagagagatattAAGAGCAGGGTGTGGACCAGAGTTAATTTTGGCAGCTATTTTAGATATAGTTTTATTCTTACTCTTAAATAGACAATGGGTCAATTGGAATACACTGAAAGCTGCACactaactggagatgatcccgtAGTTAGTACGTAGCTCCGTACTGAACTAGTCTGCAAGTTAAATAACGGTTACAATGAACTCAGTGGCTAAAGTTCGTCCCCAGCTGCGGACTAAACAAGGTCTCCATTGCAACGAACCCCAAAATCACTGCTGCTGCCTCTAGAGGAGACTAAGTACGGGACTACTTTTTGACATTCacaacatattaatttataaatagcCGCAAATGCTATTGTGTACATGGGTAAAATTGATACCACagctaaaataatgtattaaataaaaataacggTTGAtaggttttattaaataatataaattaactgAGTATATAGActactgaaaactcataggttaTTTAGATCTCTTTTGTGGGGAAAAgtgcaatgggaaatgcaatttagcctTAGCTATGCATTTGCTTgccattaatatattttcatacaCCACTGTCCTGGGTTTCAGTTTACAAATACGCATTCACAAACAAATTATTCAGAAACTCCACCCTGACGCTCTCCCCGTCCCCCTCTCACTCTGCGGTGACAGCGTGAGCCTCTCTCAGGCTGGGCGCGGTTGTGTGGGCGAACCGGTAGCCGTCTCTCATGGCGCTCGCTGCCTTCAGGAACTCCGCCAGCCCGGCACTGTCCCCGTCCACAAAGAACCCTgcggagacacacacacacacacagttttagcCAGTTCATTGTCTCGCGGTTCTGAGACACACGTATGTTTGCCCACAGCATGACCAACTCCTGGACTTCACTCTGACACCACAGCACtcttgccatttttatttttcagacgcACACAGACGTGTGacccttgtttttgttttcaacccGTAGTCAGCATAACCCTGTTGCTTCACAACCAGCTTCAGAGGGATTTTTACCCCGGGTTCAACTGTCTAGAGTGAAAGCAGttacagaaacaaatatatGCGCGCCTCACACGCGGTACTGACCCACCACGCTGGCGTCAAAGTTGTTGACAAAGGCCTCCAAGTCCTCTTTGGTCCTCagctccacagagctgggcccGGCCTGCTTCTTCATGTAGCTCACGATCCCCTCTgtggacagacacagacatcagagacactcagagacagagagagggagaggaggagacagGGATAGGTAGTGtcataatacaataaaacaagaaaataataaaaaaaacacaaaaataaaaccagcaGGAACTCCCATCTGCGTACCGGCAGTGCGGGGGCCGTCATAGACCGAGGACTCCTCCCCCCTATGGAAGATCTTCAGGGTGGGGTACCCGTTCACCCCGAAGCGGCTGCAGGTCTCCGAGTTCACCGTGCAGTCCACCTGGAGCGGAGGGTCACGGGTCAGACAAGGTCTACTGTTTTGCAGGTGTGGTTTTTGTCTTGTTGACAAATCCAGATCCCCACAACATACTGTTACTTACATCAAACCAATGTAGTTGTACTGtattaatcaattacaaaataaagtcAGCGtaacaaaattatacagaacACGGACGTTTTTAAGCATTTCAGAGCAGGACTGCTGATCTAGGATCAAGATCTTATTTATAATGACCCAAAAAGGTCAAACTGGTCCCATGTCAGCACTATCTTAATCTTAATCTTACACAATTTACTTAGACAGCATacttcagttattaatggacaccaaacgagcaggatggggcgaatggcctcctctcggttGTAAActctctcatgttcttatgatcTGATAAAACATGTTCAATCTGTGCTTTTTTCCCCAGGAACAATGCGTTAGAGGAGGCATTGAACAAGGCCATTGCAAACGGTCTGTGCACGGCCCTGGGTAGGGGTGTCATGGTGGGAAGGGGGTACCTTGGCTAAGGGCACGGTAGTCTTCAGCCTGGTGGCCGCAGCTTCAAACTCCGGGGCCAGCTTCTGACAGTGCCCACACCTGGGGAGACAGACGGA
It contains:
- the pdia7 gene encoding protein disulfide isomerase family A, member 7, with protein sequence MPVSLLCLALCAAALVAGSDVLELGDADFASAVAPHDVVLVEFFAPWCGHCQKLAPEFEAAATRLKTTVPLAKVDCTVNSETCSRFGVNGYPTLKIFHRGEESSVYDGPRTAEGIVSYMKKQAGPSSVELRTKEDLEAFVNNFDASVVGFFVDGDSAGLAEFLKAASAMRDGYRFAHTTAPSLREAHAVTAEEVLLFRPPRLRSKFEEAVLRHAEPITPGTLRKFIRDNIFGLCPHLTNENREQLMGRDLLMAIYDIDYLRNPKGSNYWRNRVMKVASQFSGRGLSFVVADRAELGEELEEFGLGVAEAGGVPLVALRTAAGHKYSMKEEFTADGRALERFLLDYFSGRLKRYLKSEAPPEHNDGPVKVVVAETFDDIVNDASRDVLVEFYAPWCGHCKSLEPKYTELAQQLAADPHILITKMDATTNDIPPGYDVQGFPTIYFAPMGQKDSPRRYEGGREVSDFLSYLKREATHTPVLSSAKQDL